A single genomic interval of Selenobaculum gibii harbors:
- a CDS encoding ABC transporter permease: MEKRWIAYPYHIWMAIFTVVPLALIVFYAFTLPNEFTFSLENIKRVMEPLYLEVLLRSIYLALVSTVICFIIGYPMALILSETSIKYRNMLVLMVVIPMWMNFLLRTYAWMTLLERKGLINSILTNLHLPTINILYTDYAVILGMVYNFLPFMILPIYSVLMKLDKSLLEAADDLGANKLTSFRKITFPLSLPGVYAGMIMVFMPAVTTFVISRLLGGGQYMLIGNLIEQQFLAIGDWNFGASLSVVMMALILCSLAFMGRYEKDNRGGGMFW, encoded by the coding sequence ATGGAAAAACGTTGGATTGCTTATCCGTATCACATATGGATGGCAATTTTTACAGTTGTGCCGTTAGCATTAATTGTCTTTTATGCTTTTACATTACCGAATGAATTTACATTTTCTTTAGAGAATATAAAACGTGTAATGGAACCACTTTATTTAGAAGTTTTGTTGCGTTCAATTTATTTGGCATTAGTTAGTACAGTGATTTGTTTTATTATTGGTTACCCAATGGCATTAATTTTATCTGAAACTTCGATAAAGTATCGTAATATGCTAGTTTTAATGGTAGTTATTCCAATGTGGATGAATTTTTTACTTCGTACTTACGCTTGGATGACTCTTTTAGAGAGAAAAGGGTTAATTAACTCTATTTTGACGAATCTACATTTACCTACAATTAATATTCTTTATACCGACTATGCAGTTATTTTAGGGATGGTTTATAATTTTCTGCCATTTATGATATTGCCTATTTACTCGGTATTAATGAAATTGGATAAGAGTCTTCTAGAGGCGGCAGATGATCTTGGAGCAAATAAATTGACGTCTTTTCGTAAGATTACTTTCCCATTAAGCTTACCAGGAGTCTATGCTGGGATGATTATGGTGTTTATGCCTGCCGTCACTACATTTGTTATTTCACGTTTGCTTGGTGGTGGTCAATATATGTTAATAGGAAACCTAATTGAACAGCAATTTTTGGCGATTGGTGATTGGAATTTTGGAGCATCATTATCCGTTGTTATGATGGCTTTGATTTTATGCAGTTTAGCATTCATGGGACGCTATGAAAAAGATAATAGAGGGGGAGGGATGTTTTGGTGA
- the potA gene encoding spermidine/putrescine ABC transporter ATP-binding protein has product MHEHEQNIINLVNLTKQFDDHTVLDKINLYIRKNEFLTLLGPSGCGKTTMLRIIAGFEQATEGTVLFEGKDINHVPPYKRRINTVFQKYALFPHMNVFENVAFGLTIKKVSKDEIRRRVKEMLALVNLSGFEKRKIDSLSGGQQQRIAIARALINEPEVLLLDEPLGALDLKLRKDMQTELKKIQKRVGITFIYVTHDQEEALTMSDTIVIMNGGRIQQIGHPEDIYNEPKNPFVADFIGESNIIDGKMIKDGLTFFAGREFVCVDGGFQENEAVDIVVRPEDIQVVDQGSGMLVGRVESVTFKGVHYEMMIKAAEFAWMVHSTVMAPIGATIGMNIGPNEIHVMKKVRV; this is encoded by the coding sequence ATGCATGAACATGAGCAAAATATTATCAATTTAGTCAATCTTACTAAACAATTTGATGATCATACCGTTTTAGATAAGATTAATTTATATATTAGGAAAAATGAGTTTCTAACCTTATTAGGACCTAGTGGTTGTGGAAAAACGACAATGTTAAGGATTATTGCTGGCTTTGAACAAGCAACGGAAGGAACAGTTCTTTTTGAGGGCAAAGATATTAATCATGTTCCACCTTATAAACGAAGAATTAATACAGTTTTTCAGAAATATGCATTATTTCCGCATATGAATGTATTTGAAAATGTGGCTTTTGGTTTAACGATAAAAAAGGTATCCAAAGATGAAATTAGAAGACGAGTAAAGGAAATGCTCGCGCTAGTTAATCTTTCTGGTTTTGAAAAAAGAAAAATTGATTCTTTGAGCGGTGGACAGCAGCAGAGAATTGCTATCGCAAGGGCTTTGATTAATGAGCCAGAGGTATTATTGCTAGATGAGCCGTTAGGTGCATTAGACTTGAAACTTCGAAAGGATATGCAGACTGAATTAAAAAAGATACAGAAACGAGTTGGCATTACCTTTATTTATGTTACTCATGATCAAGAAGAAGCTCTAACTATGAGTGACACTATTGTAATTATGAATGGTGGGCGAATTCAGCAAATTGGTCATCCGGAAGATATTTATAATGAGCCGAAGAATCCTTTTGTTGCTGATTTTATTGGTGAAAGTAATATTATTGATGGAAAAATGATAAAAGATGGTTTGACGTTTTTTGCAGGACGTGAATTTGTTTGTGTTGATGGCGGATTTCAAGAGAATGAAGCTGTCGATATTGTTGTTCGTCCAGAGGATATTCAAGTTGTTGACCAAGGATCGGGAATGTTGGTTGGTCGGGTAGAGTCGGTTACTTTTAAAGGAGTACATTATGAGATGATGATAAAAGCGGCCGAGTTTGCTTGGATGGTGCATAGTACAGTAATGGCACCAATTGGAGCAACGATTGGAATGAATATTGGACCAAATGAAATTCATGTAATGAAGAAGGTGAGAGTTTAA
- a CDS encoding PocR ligand-binding domain-containing protein: MTNNIEKDLENLKVEDVFDMKFLQAFQDSFAKSLGMTAVTVDLEGNPITRPSYWTKFCMEYTRNSPIGNKRCMECDRIGGETSAKNGRPAIYECHAGLMDFAAPIMLNGKQIGSILGGQVLTEPLVESKYRKIAEEIGVNPEKYVAAVREINYMPRENLEAAANVLFLMANAFSQMGYYKFCLKDMSETINEKLMHVSATMEELAASANDVNENQNNLNNEIKNVNLISVKINEVTDLIKDIANETQLLGLNASIEAARAGVAGAGFGVVAQEIRKLSGNSKETVEKIREFTGMINSSVNETVDKGAATLEIVSQQTSAIESVANELVKLSETAAELYNLAHEK, translated from the coding sequence ATGACAAATAATATTGAAAAGGATTTAGAAAATTTAAAAGTAGAAGATGTTTTTGATATGAAGTTTCTGCAAGCATTCCAAGATTCTTTTGCAAAAAGTTTAGGAATGACAGCTGTTACTGTTGATTTAGAAGGAAATCCAATAACACGCCCTAGTTACTGGACAAAATTTTGCATGGAATATACGCGTAATTCACCAATTGGAAATAAGCGTTGTATGGAGTGTGACCGTATTGGTGGAGAAACATCAGCAAAAAATGGTAGACCTGCAATTTATGAATGTCATGCTGGTTTGATGGATTTTGCAGCTCCAATTATGTTAAATGGGAAGCAGATTGGTTCAATTTTAGGAGGTCAAGTTTTAACTGAACCGTTAGTAGAAAGCAAATACAGAAAAATTGCAGAAGAAATTGGCGTTAATCCAGAGAAATATGTTGCAGCGGTTCGTGAGATTAATTATATGCCACGGGAAAATTTAGAGGCAGCGGCAAATGTTTTATTTTTAATGGCAAATGCATTTTCTCAAATGGGATATTATAAATTCTGTTTAAAAGATATGTCTGAAACTATTAATGAAAAACTAATGCATGTATCTGCGACGATGGAAGAATTAGCGGCATCAGCAAATGATGTAAATGAAAATCAGAATAATTTAAATAATGAAATTAAAAATGTAAATCTTATTTCAGTAAAAATTAACGAAGTGACAGATTTAATCAAAGATATTGCGAATGAAACACAATTGCTGGGATTAAATGCGTCTATTGAAGCTGCTCGTGCAGGCGTAGCTGGTGCTGGATTTGGTGTTGTTGCTCAAGAAATTCGCAAGTTATCCGGCAATTCGAAAGAAACCGTAGAAAAAATAAGAGAATTTACAGGGATGATTAATTCATCTGTAAATGAAACTGTAGATAAAGGGGCAGCTACATTAGAAATTGTTAGTCAACAGACTAGCGCAATTGAAAGCGTAGCAAACGAACTAGTAAAATTATCAGAAACAGCAGCTGAATTATATAATTTAGCACACGAAAAATAA
- a CDS encoding Hpt domain-containing protein, with amino-acid sequence MEKKQICYSFINEADVMERLGGNINLFNRLFNKYINSYKNADGEVKELINKKNYEDARLLAHTIKGTSANLGITNMREKAMELEKAIITEDDLEIEKRLRELKEELQRILTEINFK; translated from the coding sequence ATGGAGAAAAAACAAATCTGTTATAGTTTTATTAATGAAGCCGATGTTATGGAACGGTTAGGGGGAAATATAAATTTATTCAATCGTTTATTTAATAAGTACATAAATTCATATAAAAATGCTGATGGGGAAGTAAAAGAACTTATTAATAAAAAAAATTATGAGGATGCTCGACTTTTAGCTCATACGATAAAAGGAACATCAGCTAATTTAGGAATAACTAATATGCGGGAAAAAGCGATGGAACTAGAAAAAGCTATTATTACTGAGGATGATTTGGAAATAGAAAAAAGGCTGAGAGAGTTAAAAGAAGAGTTACAAAGAATACTTACAGAGATAAATTTTAAATGA
- a CDS encoding response regulator gives MNSKKKNQYKILIADDSETDVEILMAGIADEERHLTAAYSGKEVLKYIKKEIPDLILLDVMMPDMDGYQVCKLLKKDIRTMHIPIMFLTSLADTEDVTKGLELGAVDYIVKPYNLTVINAKIKNQLILQQGHKKSLALLKNFASSISDAAIIMNEKAEILELFGNYHVYFPEIPEQFVNINLLECLPKYLQKQFMIAIEAVINSEENFEFETEFIGANRFILQITMSIMDNSVHNKKIISAHVQDITERRLTERKVDLTYEYQKRSRFFNSVLTGGYSQEQQNQLLSVYGIENQKPLVCYVVSTSLLDETAYSPENIRASIGEWLIEKGYGWIWNSNFGIGILMQYPSSMGDVERIAGLLKESIEMRFPKIVIRIGVSTTRGMILNFKQLYYDALAGLMMAIDENRDVAILDYSQNGLYEVIVHTFEKMDIERFIDNALGKIIQHDCKNNSELLLTLEQLIFSNSIKSVAASLFIHPNTVLWRKQKIEEILESSIDDINVRTQINLALKLIHIRDFIKKDANFWNTKDL, from the coding sequence ATGAATAGTAAAAAGAAAAATCAATATAAAATTTTAATTGCTGATGATAGTGAGACTGATGTTGAAATATTAATGGCGGGTATTGCCGATGAAGAACGTCATTTAACGGCTGCCTATAGTGGAAAAGAAGTTTTAAAATATATAAAAAAAGAAATCCCAGATTTAATACTGTTAGATGTTATGATGCCAGATATGGATGGGTATCAAGTGTGCAAATTATTAAAAAAAGATATTAGAACGATGCATATCCCTATTATGTTTCTAACCAGCTTAGCGGATACAGAAGATGTAACGAAAGGGTTAGAGTTAGGAGCCGTTGACTATATTGTAAAGCCTTATAATCTTACGGTTATTAATGCTAAAATAAAAAATCAATTAATATTGCAGCAAGGACATAAGAAGTCTCTAGCTCTTTTAAAGAATTTTGCTAGTTCTATTTCAGATGCGGCAATTATTATGAATGAGAAAGCTGAGATTCTTGAATTGTTTGGTAATTACCATGTTTATTTTCCTGAAATTCCTGAACAATTTGTTAACATAAATCTGCTTGAATGTTTGCCGAAGTATTTACAGAAGCAATTTATGATTGCGATAGAAGCTGTGATAAACTCAGAAGAAAATTTTGAATTTGAGACAGAATTTATTGGTGCAAATCGTTTCATTTTGCAAATTACGATGTCGATTATGGATAATTCCGTTCATAACAAAAAGATAATTTCCGCCCATGTTCAAGATATAACAGAACGCCGTCTGACCGAGAGAAAAGTCGATTTAACATATGAATATCAAAAACGCAGTCGCTTTTTTAACAGTGTTTTAACGGGAGGATATAGTCAAGAACAGCAAAATCAACTATTAAGCGTATATGGAATTGAGAATCAAAAACCATTAGTTTGTTATGTGGTTTCGACCTCTCTGTTAGATGAAACGGCATATTCTCCAGAAAATATTCGTGCAAGCATCGGAGAATGGTTAATTGAAAAGGGTTATGGATGGATATGGAACAGTAATTTTGGTATAGGTATACTTATGCAGTATCCAAGCAGTATGGGCGATGTGGAAAGAATTGCAGGACTTTTAAAGGAGTCAATAGAAATGCGATTTCCCAAAATAGTAATTCGTATTGGGGTATCGACTACGAGAGGAATGATTCTTAACTTTAAACAATTATATTATGATGCTTTAGCTGGATTAATGATGGCAATAGATGAGAATCGTGATGTTGCTATCTTGGATTATTCGCAAAATGGATTATATGAAGTTATTGTTCATACCTTTGAAAAAATGGATATAGAGCGTTTTATCGATAATGCATTGGGGAAGATCATTCAGCATGATTGTAAAAATAATAGTGAACTTTTGTTAACGTTAGAACAATTAATCTTTTCAAATAGTATAAAAAGTGTTGCTGCTAGTTTATTTATACATCCAAATACTGTTTTATGGCGTAAACAAAAAATAGAAGAGATTTTAGAATCATCCATTGACGATATCAATGTTCGTACTCAAATAAATTTAGCGTTAAAGTTGATTCATATTAGAGACTTTATTAAAAAAGATGCTAATTTTTGGAACACAAAGGACTTATAG